From the genome of Eucalyptus grandis isolate ANBG69807.140 chromosome 2, ASM1654582v1, whole genome shotgun sequence, one region includes:
- the LOC104416990 gene encoding probable calcium-binding protein CML31 — protein MVRLAEAEQYERVFRCFDEDGDGKLSPSELRRCVGLTGGEVLLKEVEVAVESLDSDGDGLLCLEDFVGFMEGGGEEERMGDLREAFGMYVTDGCGCITPKSLKRMLSRLGQSKAEDDCEAMIRHFDLDGDGVISFDEFKVMMM, from the coding sequence ATGGTGAGGCTGGCTGAAGCTGAACAGTACGAGCGTGTGTTCCGGTGCTTTGACGAGGATGGAGACGGTAAGCTTTCGCCTTCGGAGCTGAGGCGATGCGTGGGCTTGACCGGTGGAGAGGTGCTCTTGAAAGAAGTGGAGGTCGCGGTCGAGTCGCTGGACTCGGACGGCGACGGCCTCCTGTGCTTGGAGGACTTCGTTGGGTTCATGGAAGGtgggggagaggaagagaggatgGGCGACTTGCGAGAGGCGTTCGGGATGTACGTGACGGACGGGTGCGGGTGCATCACGCCGAAGAGCCTCAAGAGGATGCTCTCTAGGCTCGGGCAGTCCAAGGCTGAGGATGACTGCGAGGCCATGATACGTCATTTCGATCTCGATGGAGACGGTGTGATCAGCTTCGATGAATTTAAGGTCATGATGATGTAG